The stretch of DNA AGCACCACTGGAAGGGCAACTGCTCAGGTCCCCAAGGAGGTGAGGTCACAGCCCCCCCACGGTGGGACATGACCTCATCGCCTCAGGTAagagctctctctccctctctctggtcTGTCACAGCCACCCCTTTCAGGGCCCCCCAGGGGCCCTCCCCAACACCGGCTCCTGCTGGGACCCAGGCCTCTGACCACTGGGTCTCCGCCCCTCAGGGGGCCTGCTTCCGGCTGAGTCAGTGTGGGGGGCCCAAGGCTGCGTCAGTGAGGGGAGAGCTGACGTAGCCCCCCCCCCCAGACCGGCGGGGCCAGCCAAGGTGACTCAGGCCACCAGCTTGGGGGATGGACTAGCCCGAGGGTATGGGGGACTGGCCTGGGGCCAGCTGGGGAGCAAGAAAAGAGTCCTGGTAATGCCAGCCCCGTCCACCTACAGGGACCAGAGCCCAatccccctgcccctcctccctcagacccgggAGTCCAGGCCCCCAACCCCTCCCCCTTCAGACCCGGGAGTCCAGGCCCCCAACCCCTCCCCCTTCAGACCTAGGAGTCCAGgtctccagctcctcctccctcagacccaggagtccaggccccgagcccctcctccctcagacccaggagtccaggtcccagcccctcctccctcagacccaggagtccaggcccccagcccctcctccctcagacccaggagtccaggcccccagcccctcctccctcagaccccgGAGTCCAGGTCCCCAACCCCTCCTCCCTCacacccaggagtccaggcccccaacccctcctccctcggacccaggagtccaggcccccaggccttcctccctcagacccaggagtccaggccctaAATTCTAGTTCAAGAAAGGTAGAGGAGGATCTTGGGGCCCTTCTGCACTTTGGGGAGCATGTGTGGGGAAGGTCATGGGTCTGGGACAAATCCGGGGTCCCAGCCGCTGCCAGTTTCCTGTCTCGTCTGGGTCCCCAGCCCTGGGTTGTGGGCTCAGACTCCGTCCCCGCAGTGTGGCTGCAGGAGGTACAGGTAGATGGGGCGGGTGCAGAGTGACGGGGCTGGGAGTGACTGGCAACTCCTGGGTCTGCCCAGGCCAGGGTGGGACACATTGGGCTACTTCTGTGCaaacaagagaaaagagagagagagacagagcaaaaGATGAAGATCGGAAAAGAGACCCAGAGGCAGGACTGGGGAGTCCCAAGAAAATGACAGATGACTGAGACAAACAGAGCTGGAGAGACAGGGGCAGCAAAGGCCCCAGGAGGCAGCCAGTGCCACGGAACCCAGTGGAAGCTAGAGACCAGCTTGGAGGCTCGGAaacagactgggcagccagggccCAGGCCCTGGGGTGGTCACAGACACTGGGGAGAAGCCACGGGGACATGGGGGATGGCCAGGGAGTCCTGGCTCCCGCGCGGCCCCTGGGGGGGAAGCCGAGCCGGCAGGGTGTGAGGTCAGCAGGTcccaggctgtgtgtgtgtccgtCTGTCAGTCCCTGGGGGGTCCTGTCTGGCCTCTGGGGGGTGACGGGGCAGGCCGGCCACAGAGGCAGCCCAAACCTGTCATTAGCGGTGAGGGCCGTGACGGCGGGGCCCCCCCAGTCCCAAGCCGCGGTCCAAGGCCAGGcggccccgccccccaccccctccttgaTCCCTGAGGAATCCCGGGAATTGGGAAGTGGGTCCAGATGATGTTGACACAGGAAACGGTCAGCAGCTGCCCGGCCTCAGCCCCACAACCCCTCTGACCCCCACCCCCGGCCCCCTGCAGAGCCCCTCTACCCTGTGTCATCTCTGACGAAGGCAGCCCGGGGCCCACTCAGTACCCACCAGGATGTTTACAGGAGAGATGGGTAACACGGGGAGTCACCCCACGGGGCTTCCTGAGAAATGGGGTCTGGCTCCTAGACCATCCTCCCAGACTCACAAgttcaggcccccagcccctcctcccacagacccaggagtccaggcccccagcccctcctccctcagacccaggaatccaggcccccagcccctcctccctcagacccaggcgtccaggcccccagcccctcctccctcagacccaggagtccaggccccagcccctcctccctcagacccaggcgtCCAgaccccccagcccctcctccctcagacccaggcgtccaggcccccagccctcctccctcagactcaggagtccagaccccccagcccctcctccctcagacccaggagtctaggcccccagcccctcctccctcagacccaggagtccaggctccagcccctcctccctcagacccaggagtccaggcccccagcccctcctccctcagacccaggatccaggctccagcccctcctccctcagacccaggagtccaggcccccagcccctcctccctctaaTGCAGGTATCTGAGTTTACAACCCCCTTTTCCTTCAGATGCAGGACTTCTAGCCCAGAGACTGTCCCAGGGAGCTGAGACTCCCTCCTCACTGTGCGGCAAAGCTGAATGGATGAGTTGGGGTGCACTAGGGATTATGGTTCCAACCCAGCCCCCCATTCCGGTTTCCTCTTCTTGGAAGCCAAGTTTTCTCTCAGTCACTGGGGAGTGGTGGGGGGAATCAATGTGGAAGCTTCAGGATCTCCGTTTGGCCGACTCCCTCCCACCACTCTCTAACCTCtgttcacagatggggaaacaaaTCCAGGAGGGAAATGTGGGCTCCCTGTCCAGGAGCCACCATTACAGTCTCCGAGCAGCTCTGGCCCACCAAGCCCTCAAACTCAGCAGGGGCCCACATGGCCTGTCCCCttccctgtttgtttgtttttttcttttttcttttttttttttgacacagagtctcactccttcacccaggctggagtgcagtggcacgatctcgactcactgtaacctccaccttctgggttcaagcaacctccacctcctgggttcaagcaattctcctgcctcagcctcctgagtagctgggattacaggcaagtaatcaccacgcccagctgatttttgtatttttagtagggacggggcttccccatgttggccaggctggtctcgaactcctgacctcaggtgatccgcctgccttggcttcccaaagtgctggggttataggcgtgagccaccgcgcccagccctatcaCCTTCCCTGCTAAACATTCCCTAGACAGCAGGCCTGGCAGGGCTGAGATGAAAAGCCTTTCTCAAGACCCCTGGACCAGAAGACCCCCGGACTTAGGCTCCGGCCCCTTGTCTCATCCCCCTCCCAGGTCTTCTCGTTGCGGGGGGGACCTTCCCTAACAATGGGGCTCAGTGAGGCCTCTGTGTCTGACAGCTCCCCTTCCCCTGGTTGTTAAGGCGAAAAACTCCCTAGCAACGGGGTTTCCTGAACCTTCGGGCCACTTGAATCCACCTTCTCAGGTATCAGTTTCCTTAGGAAAGAAACTCCCCAGCAAAGCCTCCCAGTTCCCCACCCCTCAGGGCGCCCCGGGTGATATGGAGACACGCCCCAGACTCCCACGCCCTTCCAGACTTCTCTTTCCCGCCATAAGTGGCCAAAGAGGCTCTTCTAAACCTGAGACGCCCCCactcttccaccaggtccctaaAGAATCAACACCCTAGACcaggcatggccaggctggtgtgaAGCCCTTCCACCTCCCTAGCACACCCCCTGACTCCCTAGCAACAGAACTCACAATCCTGGGGCCTGGCGGGCAGGCGGGCGGGGCCGGTTGCTGGGGTGATGTCCTGTAAGGCCTCTTCCCACAGTGGCCCCAGGGGTCTGGGGAGGTGACATGTTGGGCTGTGGGATCCCAGCACTGggcctgctcctgctgctgcagGGCTCGGCAGGTGAGGGGCTGGTGAGGCGGGGGAGCTGAGGAGGGACGCCCGGCCTCACACAGCCCTAACACTGCCCTTTCTCTCGCAGACGGAAATGGAATCCAGGGATTCTTCTACCCATGGAGTGAGCAGCCGCTGAAATACTGGGTCACCCAGGGAGGGGAGCCCAGATCAGACCCCTGAATCTGAgagaggaggagctggggcctggactcctggatCTGAGGGAGGACGGgggggtctggactcctgggtctgagggaggagggctgggcctggacccctgggtctgagggaggaggggctggggcctggactcctgggtctgagggaggagggctggGCCTGGAcacctgggtctgagggaggaggggctggggcctggactcctgggtctgagggaggaggggctgggggcctggactcctgggtctgagggaggagggctgggcctggactcctgggtctgagggaggaggggctgggcctggactcctgggtctgaaggagggggctggggcctggacgcctgggtctgagggaggaggggctgggggcctggacccctggatctgagggaggaggggctggggtcctGGATTCCTccgtctgagggaggaggggctggggtcctGGATTCCtcggtctgagggaggaggggctgggcctggactcctgggtctgagggaggaggggatggaGTCTGGACCCCTGGGGCCCTGCACAGAGTAAGCACCAGGAAGGCAGCCTGGGAGCATGGCCTTGGAATCCCGTGTTTGAGGCCTTTGGAGCGGGGTGCTGTGATGAAGCAAGCCACTGGTGGTTGGTCCCCAGGCTGTGAGGGTGACATATGGGACCGGGAGAGCTGTGGGGGCCAGGCGGCCATCGATAGCCCCAACCTCTGCCTGCGTCTCCGGTGCTGCCACCGCGATGGGGTCTGCTACCACCAGCGTCCAGACGGTGAGGGCTCCTGGTCCCAGGTCCCTGGGGCGTGGGTCTGGCGGTCAGGAGCCCCGGGTCTTAACCCTGCCTCCCTTGTCCAGAAAACATGCGGAGGAAGCACGTGTGGGCGCTGCTCTGGACGTGCAGCGGCCTCCTCCTCCTGAGCTGCAGCATCTGCTTGTTCTGGCGAGTGGGCCTGGGATAGGGCGGGCGCCTGCACCCCCAGGGGGAGGGTCCGGCGGAGGGCGGGGGCTGAGCCGTCCGCTCCCTGCAGGTGGGCCAAGCGCCGGGATGTGCTGCGTATGCCCGGTTTCCTGGCGGGTCCGTGTGACATGTCCAAGTCCGTCTCGCTGCTCTCCAAGCACCGAGGGACGAAGAAGACGCCGTCCGCGGGCAGCGTGCCAGTCGCCCTGTCCAAAGAGTCCAGGGATGTGGAGGGGGGCACCGAGGGGGAAGGGACGGAGGAGGGTGAGGAGACAGAGGGCGAGGAAGAGGAGGATTAGGGGAGTCCCCGGGGGACTGCTCAATACAGCTATGGTGGACGGACGTGTGTTCTCTTCTCTGAAAGCCGTGGGGAGCAGGGGGCATGGTGCACACAGAGTCTGGGGTAACaggtgggggctggagggggcTTGGGGATGGAGGCTTAGGGGGCCCCAGGCTGTGGCTGTGGGGGTGTGAGCTGAGGGGGACCCTGGAATGAAAGAGATCTGGGAGGTAAGTGGGGAGGATCTGAGCTGAGGGGGATCTGCGCTCATGGGGGTGTCCTGGGCTGTGATCATGGGGGCCCTGGACTGAGGGGATAGAGGTGTACGAGTGCTGGAGTGTGGGCCTGAAATGAGGGAGTTGGGGGTATGTGGGGGTGGCGGGGTCTGAGGGGTGCCTGGATTGGGCGGGGAGAGGGGCACGCCACAGCTGTGGAAACGTGCCCCTCAGTCTCCTACATGGAGTGCCAGTGACTGACAgtgccccccgcccccaccccagatGCACCTAGATTACCATGGGTTGCTCTCCACCAATAACTCAGCATGGCGAGGCAAGGGGTGGGGGTTCCGGGTACAGGTGCCTTCTCGAAGGGCAGGGGCCTCCCTCATGGATGATGACTTCAGCTCCCAGCTCCCCAGGGGCCAGTGGCGATTTTCTTGGAGGTGCGGTACAGTCTAAGACTAGTCCtacccatccctccctccctctccctgcacCAAGCTACCCTACAAAAGTGTTTCCCCAATACATATCTTGCAAGTCCAATTTGTCTCCGTGTCTGCTTCTCAGTGAACCCAAACTCACACAGGGATGTTGGGGCTTAGAGTGGAGGGTCTGGGCTGAGATCCTTATCCCCCGCCCCCTCTCTGGTCCCCTCTGAGAAGGGGCCAGCATAAGGCTAGGCTCCTATATCCCCAGGGCTCCTGGTCTCCCCAGGGCAGGGGCAGCCTCACCTCAGGTGTGGCCAGGCCCACCTGGGTGCTAGAAGTAAGCAAGCCACCTCATCTCCATTCCCACCCCAGCAGGGTCCCTCTCCCAGACAGACATGCAGCACTAAGGCAAATCTGCTTTTTATCCAAGTGAGGAGGGAGGGGGGACAGGGAGCGTCCGTCTGGCCACGGATGTTGGGGCAGCTGCACATCTCAGTCTGGTCCTGACAGCTGGAGCCGAGGGGTTGTCTGCAGGAGGGAGGGTGGAGTGAGCGACTGCTCAGGAACCCCTCCCATCCCTGTTCCGGGCTCTCTGCCTCggggggcagaggcagggagcCCCATCCACCCGCCCTTGCCGCTCACATGGACTCACACACTTGCTCCTTCATAGGGATGAAGTGTGTGCATTTGCtgagtgtgtgcatgcgtgtgtaccTTTAACGCCCTGAAATCCAAGGGTAGAAGACAGGGAATGCGAGCCAGGGAGAGGCAGAAAGGGGGAGACGAAGACATGCAGAAGGGGAAAGGCAGAAGCACAGGGACAAAGAAAgagacctgggagacagagacacagagacaaagagtgagagagagggagacaggcagacacagagaagacagaaggaggccgggcatggtggtcctCATCTCAGACCCTCACCCCAGCATTTTGGctgcaggcaggaggatcacttgagcccgggagtttgacaccagcctgggtaacataggaagGACCCCGTCTCTggtacctgtattcccagttccttgggaggctgaggtgggaggattgcttgagcccaggaggtggaggctgcagtgagctgtgattgcaccactgcactccagcctgaacaacagagtgatgGGGGTGGCTCTGCCCGGCTACTCATGGTGGTCTTGGAGGTTGTGGGGGCTACCAGAGCCAGAACCTGTGGGTCCCTCTGATAAAATTCAGGTTCTCTGTCTTTCATGTGCTGGAAGCCGCTCACTCTCCCCAGTAAACAAGAGTCCTGGGTTTGAACAGGCCCATTTTCCTCGTAAGTGGGGCAGTGTGGTCTGAGTCTTTGGTGGAGGCTCCAAGAGTGGAGGCCTGTGCAGCTGTGTTAGACGTTTAAGCTACGTGAAggattctcctctcctcccctcccctcccctcccttccccttccctttccctttcctcctcccctcccctctcctccttccccctcccctcccccattgcccctcccctcccccttcccccttcccctcccccctcccctcccccttccctccctgcttccccctcccctcccccttcccccctcctctcctctccttttctttttttgagatggagtcttgctctgttgcccaagctggagtgcagtggcacgatcttggttcactgcaacctccgcctcccagattcaagtgatactcctgcctcagcctccctagtagctgggattacaggcatccgccaccatgcctggataatttttgtatttttagtagagacagggtttcaccatggttgccaggttggtctcgaactcctgacctcaggtgatccacccaccttggcctcccaaagtgctgggattacaggcatgagccaccatgcccaacctcataaaggatgttcttttctttctttttttgagacggggtctcactctgtcactcaggctggagtgcagtggcgtgatcttggctcactgcagcctttgcctcccaggttcaagcaagcaattctcccacctcggcctcccaaagtgctgggattacaggtatgagccactgtgctcagccaggaTTTCCAAAGGTAACAGTAACTACAGGTGCTTATGTTTGCATTCTATGCCAAGCTTCATGTTAGCTTACGGTTCACCCGTGCAAGCAGATGTTCATGCTTTCTTACCCCAGTTCCTTCACTGAATCACGGCACGTAGCATATGATTGGGGTGACTATTTCCCCAAATCTCACAAAGAATAATATATAACTGGTAGCATTCTGGATGCATAGGAGAAAAGTTAattccagccgggcacggtggttcacgcctgtaatcccagcactttgggtggccgaggtgggcggatcacctgagatcgggagtttgagaccagcctgaccaacatggagaaaccccgtctctactaaaaatacaaaattagccaggtgtgggggtgtatgcctgtaatcccagctactcgggaggctgaggcaagggaattgcttgaacgcgggaggcagaggctgcagtgagccgagattgcgccactgcactccagcctggacaacaagagtgaaactccgtctcaaaaaaaaaaaaaaaaaaagttaattatttaCCTAAATAGAACATCCTAGGATAATAGGGTTTAATTCTTTTACCAAAACCCTATTTGAGAGATGAATTCAGTCACCCAACCATCCATGTGCCATTAAATGCATTCATCCACTCATCTGTGTACTTATCATTCAGCCCCAACCATCTATTCAACTACGCATTCACCCATGTACCTATCTATCCAGAGAGCGCACAGAGGCTGGGCAAACCCTGACTGTCCTATGGATAGTCCTATGGACCAGCCGAGGCCCCTGCCCCAAGGAGTTCCCAGGTGTAACCGCAAGTTAAGGTGCCCTGGGGAGGTGACACAGGCACCCTCATTCCTTTTGTTCAGTAGGagtctctgaggcctccccagtacCATGCCGCGTGGGTGAGGCCGAGGACACAAGTATCAGGAAAAGCTCTTGCCCCTTTATCAGGCAGGGCTCCCTCTCCAACCATACCCATTCATGGTTCATTCCCCAATTCACCACCTACCCATATCTACCCATTAAacaacccatccatccatcaatccaacCACATCCCTGCATCAACCAACCCAtgcattcacccatccacccacccacccatctgtccatccacccatccatccacccatccatctacccatccacccatccagccATCCGTtcttccatccatttatccattcatccttccacTTCCCTACCCAACCATCAACCTTTCCTGATTTCACACTTTTTGCTGGGCAATGCTAGGAACAAGGACGCTAGGGACCTAGGTCTTACCCTCAAGGCACTCCCTGTCAGGTGGGAGAGACAGTAACAACACAGACACAGCACATGGCCATATAAGCAGCAAGAGGGGTCGCTCAAACAATATGAAGACCCAGAGAAGACCCAGAGAAATTAAGTTAAATCTTAAACATGTGAGAAGTTTTCTGGGTGGAGTGGAGACAGCCAAGGGCACTCCTGGTATAGAGAAGAGCAGGAACAGGGACCAACTGGCCATCTGTGGACTGAGAGACACCATTAGTGCAGAGAGGCAGGAGAAATGGGGCCAAAATATGGGGGGTCCACAGGCCAGTGAGTGCTTCAGTTTAACCAAAGGTGAAGAGGGAGCCACAGCAGGTCTTTGAGCAGAGGCAGGCTAGCTGGAAAGGTGTGTTTAGGAAAGAGATAGAAGGTAGAGGGGAAAGGGGAGTGAATGTGTGGTGGCTTCATTTCTCCTGCTGTTGGTCCTTCTTACTCCTCCTTTCCTAGGCCTACAGGTCAGGAAAATCCCAGCTCCTCCTTTCCTAGGCCTACAGGTCAGGAGAATCCCAGCTCCTCTTTTCCTAGGCCTCCAGGTCAGGAGAATCCCAGCTCCTCTTTTCCTAGGCCTACAGGTCAGGAGAATCCCAGCTCCTCCTTTCCTAGGCCTACAGGTCAGGAgaatcccagctcctccacctACGtgttgtgtggccttgggcaaatgtGGCGCCTTTCTGCGCTTCAGTTTCCTCCACTGCAGAATGGGGATGGTAATAGTAGTGACCTCGGGGACCAATTACGTGGAGAGGATTAAATGGGGCCTggtctgggctcagtggctcacacctgtaatcccagcactttgggaggctgaggagagcaaatcacatgagctcaggaggtggggaccaacctggcccacatggcaaaaccccgtctctactaaatatacaaaaattagcccggcaagGTGGGGcgcacctgtattctcagctacttgggaggctcaggtggaaggactgcttgagcctaggaggtcgaggctgctgtgaactgagatcacgccactgcactccagcctgggtgacagtgagagatcctgtctcaaaacaaccccaaacgacaacaaaacaaaacagaacaaaaaatggGGCCTGGTGTACCTGGAGGCTGGGGCTCTCCCCGTGCGGGGGGCCTAACTGTGTGACTCGACCCCCACACTTCCCATCGCCAGGGGCAGGGTCTCACAGCCTCCCCCACGTATGCACCTG from Gorilla gorilla gorilla isolate KB3781 chromosome 20, NHGRI_mGorGor1-v2.1_pri, whole genome shotgun sequence encodes:
- the TMEM190 gene encoding transmembrane protein 190 encodes the protein MLGCGIPALGLLLLLQGSADGNGIQGFFYPWSCEGDIWDRESCGGQAAIDSPNLCLRLRCCHRDGVCYHQRPDENMRRKHVWALLWTCSGLLLLSCSICLFWWAKRRDVLRMPGFLAGPCDMSKSVSLLSKHRGTKKTPSAGSVPVALSKESRDVEGGTEGEGTEEGEETEGEEEED